The genome window TTTTTGTCTCTATTTCAGAGATGTTGCTATCTTTATAAGTCAAAGTAAATTCTTTGTAGTCATCTGCTGAATGGATTATATTAATTAGTTGGTCATTATCGTTATAAGTGAACCTCCATGTATCTTCCTTTGTGTTTTCCTTTTGCTCTATCATGCATTCTCTAACAAAACCGTTGTTGTTCAGATACATTATATAGACAGTTGCTTTCCCATTACGTTCTACTTTCATAAAGACATTTGGGGTTACAATAGCACGTGTTTTTGTGTTATTGTATTTGAAAGATACCGTTTCATCCTTAGTCTTAATGCCTGTAACCAATCCTCTGTCATCTGTTTGGATAGTCATACTATCCGCCTCTTTAGGCATGCCATTAGTAAATACCTTTGAAAGGTCAATTGTTACAGGATCTGGTCTGCGTTCAATAATCCAGTCATCATCTTTTTTGTTACTGCATGATGATAAAACAAATGTTGCACCTATTACTGCTGCAGTAAGAAGTGCGATTGTAATAGTCTTTTTCATTGTCCCGTTTTTGTGTTATAATTTTGTAATCGGCACGTTCTTGTCAACTCATTGGCTTGTGCTTTTGTTCTCTGTTGCAAATATATAAAAAACTTTCTTCAATGACCCGTTTCTATACTATGATTTTATTAGTTTAGGGTGAAAAAGCATATAATAGACTCTATATTATAGCTTTGCTTTGTGCTGTATTTCTCTTACTGTATTTACTAATTGGCTTGGTTGATAAGGTTCACCACTACCTTTACCATTATATCCTTTTCCTCTGTTTTGCTCTCAGCAATCATTAGGGTGAGGGCAACGAGTGTGTTGTCAGCAATTCGTTTGGTACCATCGGGGCGATAGAGGATGGCATTGTTGTTCATAAACCATAGGAAGAGGGTGGCTGCAATGCGCTTGTTTCCATCACTGAACGAGTGGTTCTTAGTGACAAGATAGAGTAGCATAGCTGCTTTCTCCTCCACACTCGGATAAAGTTCCGTACCATCAAAGGTCTGATAGATTTGTCCGATAGAACTTTTGAAGGACTCATCCTTCTCATTACCAAAGAGTACAGAACCACCAAACTTCTGTCGAAGAACATCTATCTCGTGCATAGCATTCTCGTATGTGGCATGGAAAGGTTCTTCTTTGGTAGTCTTGGCGATATGTAATCGCTGGTAATCATAGTTATCAAGTGTGTCGAGTGCGTAGGTATAGTCTACTACAACATCAAAGAGTGCATTGCTTTCGTCCGTCGTCTTTGCAGGTTGTTGCTGGATGGCTCTGCCTAATACTTGTATGAGTTGGCGCAGTTCCGCAATCTGATGTTTACGAATGTTCTCGTTGATAGCATAGCCTTTGACAAGATATTGCTTGAGAACAGAGTTTGCCCATTGGCGGAAACGCACACCTCTTTGGCTATGTACACGGTAGCCAACAGATATAATTACATCAAGAGTATAATAAGGGACAGGCTTTTTTACGCCATTAACGTGCAGAAAATGCACGTTATTCTCTCGTGCAAGTTCTGCTTCTTTAAAAACATTGTTTACGTGTCTTCGTATGTTTGACTCTTCCTTGTCGAAGAGTTCTGCCATTTGCTTTGTACTTAGCCATACGGTCTCCCCATCCAACTTTACATCAAGCTGGGTTTTACCATCTTCACTTTGATAGATGATAATTTTGTCGTTTAAGGTTTCAGTCATGTTGTTTAGGTTTTTAGTTGTTAGTCAGTGGGCGAGGGGGTGCTTATTCCTTCGTCAGTTTACGGCTCATATAGCGCACAGGATACCACACGGAAAGCCAGCCGACGAGGATAACAGTGAGGAAGATGGCGATGATGTCTTCGGGGTGAACGCTGATAGGGTAGGCGTTGATAACGAAGTTTCCAGCCTGGTCGCCAAGCTGTACAAGTCCGTAAGTTTGCTGCAACCAGCAGAGTAATAAGCCGAGTGCAATGCCGATGACAGCGCCCGCAGCGGAAATCAAACGACCTTCAAAGAGGAAGATGCGGCGTATCTGTCCGTCTGTAGCACCGAGGTTGCGCAGGGTGATGACATCCTCCTTCTTATCGATGATAAGCATGGAGAGCGAACCGATGATGTTGAAACATGCCACCATGAGGATGAACGTGAGGAAGATGTAGGCAAAGAGCTTCTCAATGCGCATGATATTGAACGTGTCGGCTTGTTGCTCATATCGGTCCAATACCTTGTATTTATCGCCGAGGAGGGTTTGTATGTCGTTTTTCGCCTTATCAATATCGACGTCTGGTTTCATGCGCAACTCAAGTGAGGTAATCTCACCCTGTCGGTTGAAGATATGGCGTGCGAAGTCGAGGGAAGTGATGATATACCCCTTGTCATACTTCATCTGCTTCACTTGAAAGAGTGCTCCCGGTGACACCAATGAATCCTTTACGAAGGCATCAGTAGGATTAGCGGCATCGTACTGTCCTTCACGCTGTGGTGCATAAATATGTAGATAGTCCTGCCACATCACCCCTGTACCGAGGTCTTGAGCCAGTCGGATGCCGAGAACGCCGTACTGCAGGTTGGCAGCATGGAGCGTAAAGTCGCCGTCACCATAGAGAATGTTGCTGATATGTGTCAGTGAGTCGAAGTTATCTTCCACACCTTTGACGTTCACCATAGCCTGTTTGTCATGATAGACAGCCAATGCCTGGTCCTCCACACACTCTGTCGCAACTTCCACTATTGGCAGGCGTTTCACCTTCAGAAGCGATGGGTCCTTGGCAGACATAGCCTTTCCTTTTGCTGCTTCAATCTTCAGTTGTGGGTCGAAGTTAGTGAAGAAGGATGCTACAAGGTCGGAGAAGCCGTTGAAACCACTCAACACAACTACCAGTGCCATTGTAGCCACAGACACACCGAGTACGGAGATGAGGCTGATGACGTTGATGGCATGAGTGCTCTTCTTTGAGAAGAGGTAACGACGGGCAATGTAAAAGGGGAAGTTCATGATGGGTGATGGGTGTTTAATGTTGGGTGTTGATGATGTGTGAGTGTTGGGTGTTTAATGTTGGGTGTTGGGTGTTTAATGTTGGGTGTTGATGATGTGTGGGTGTCGGGTTGAATGATGTATATTGAGACTTTCTACTAACCATCAACACCCATCACCCAACACCCAAATATTACTTCTTCAGTAACTCGTCAATGCGCTCTATGTAGTCAAGGGAATCATCAATGAAGAAGCGGAGTTCGGGGATGATGCGCAGTTGGTTGTGCACACGCTGTCCCAAGTCATAGCGGATGGTCTTCTCGTTGGCATTGATGTTCTTCAACAGTTCGTCGCCCTTCTCTGACGGAAAGATGCTGAGGTAAGCCGTACAGATACTGAGGTCGGGACTCACCTTGACGCGTGTCACGCTGACCAGCACACCGTGCATCATGCGTGTCTGTGTCTGGAAAATACTTGCCAGCTCCTTCTGAAGGAGGCGTGATATGCGGTTTTGTCTTGTCTCTTGCATAGTTTTGTCTGTTATTATATTTAATCCTGCAAAGGTACTGAAAGTTTGAGGAACCCGCAAACTTTTGTATTGAAGATGGTGCTGTCGGTATTAGATGTGGGAGTATAGATGTTGTACATGATTAACTCCAATCGGGCATAAGGATATATAATGCTGTTTATAATTAGTGCTGTTCTGTAAACATTTCCGTAAAAGTTAGTCAATCAGTATCTTTATAATTACCATGATGAACTTCTCTTGCTGTTTTCAACCGGTGTGCTGTTGGTTAGCACATGTGGTGCTGTTGGTTAGCACATATGGTGTTGATGGTAAACACCAATGGTGTTGAGGGCTGATTACGTTGCAATATGTTACTGAGTAGGGGGCAGTTCTTAGTCAGAAAAGAGTTATACGACCAAAAACAAATAAAAGATAATTGGTTAGAGGACTTACTTGTTCAAAGGCAATAGGCTGTTCTCTGTTATGATTACCATTGTCGACAGCATTTATCGTTGTCCTACGTCTTTGTTACATAGACCGACAATTAACTCAACTGTAAAACAAAACTGTACAGGTTCTATGACTTATTTGGATTAAAGGGGATTGTTGTAACCTGCTTTAAAACAAAACAGCCGCATTACCAGTGCGGTAATACGGCTGTCGAAAAAATATAATTAATAATTCAGAGAGAGTCTTAGAGTTTGACGCTGAGACCAACATACCATGTTGCACCGTAAACAGGAGCATACATGAAGGCTGCATCATCGGTGTGTTTCTCGTCCTGAATATAGCTAAAGATGTTCTTGGCACCAGCATAGACAGTGCACATACCGAGACGCTTTGCAGCACGGCAGTTGAAGAGCATGAAGGTATTTGTCTTCTTGATCTTTGATGTTGCACCGTTATCTTCAGAATTGTAGTCGATGTACATTTTACCTTGCAATGAACTTGTGAGAGAGAAGCTCCATGTGCCAGGAGTATAGTCGAGGTCGATGTCGCCTGTCATTGCCGGGAAACGAGAGATGTTGCGACTGTCCTTGGCATACTGCAGACGCTGTGGGAACTCCTTTACGGTCTCATCATTAGGATCAGACCACTCTGCACGCTCATGCTTGAACTTACCCTGGTTGAATGTCCAGTTTACGCCGGCTGTGAAGTTGCGGAAGAGGTTTGCCTTTGCACCTAATTCTACACCCTGTACGTAGGCATCGTCAACATTCTCCCACTGGTAAGAATAACCGAACTTTTTTATCTCGTCGTCTGCAGGAGAGAACTGAATCTTGTCCTTCAGATTGGTACGGAAGAGGTTGATACTGAACTGATACTTCTTTGCGTAGTAGTCAGCTGAGAGGTTGTAGCTGACAGCACGCTCGCCCTTGAGGTTTGATGATTTCCATACACGTGGTGAACCGCTGCAGAGGTGGAGGTCCTCAGAGAATCCGTAAGGTGCACGGAAGCCTGTACCAACATTGGCACGAAGGATGAGAGATGGGGTAAGTTCATACTTGATTGCGATACGGGGATTGACAGTAGTCTTGCTGAACTTGGTGGTTGGGAAGGCACTGTCAGACACCTTTACGCTGGTAGTGTATTCCTCACCAGAGCTGTGGGAATCAACACGGATGCCCGGTACTGCGGTCAGCTTTGGTGTGATGTTCCACTCGTCCTGTACGAAGAATCCAATTTCATTGGCATGCTTCTTACCGATAGAGGTGTAAGGAATGCCATAATAAGGACTTGCCTTTTCATCTTCAGCAGAGATAACGTAGAGACCAGTCTCACGCAGATGGGTGAAATAGCCCTGTACACCTGCAAGCAGTGTGTGGTTGCCGAGGATAGAAGTAAAAGTGAGAGATGGTGTTACGGTATTCTCTTTGGCAATATAAGGACGCATGATCGAAACGTCAGGTGCAGCACCGTCCTCGTCTGGATGTGCCGGATCCTTGTGTGAATCCATGTAGTCGTGGAGGAAGGTGTCATTGGTTGCCAGGCGTTTATGATATACGTAGGCTGTTGCAAGGTTCAGTTCAGAATGCTTACCGATAGGCAAGGTGTAAGCCAGGTCGGCTGAAAGGCGGTTTGTACGGATGTCCTCTGTGCCGTCAGTAAATGGATTCAGATACTGGTCATTGGTCATTACGCCACCGAAACGGTGCTCGTCAATCGCCTTGCCACGCAGCACGAGCTTGTCATTCTTCGTAAAAGGCTGATAGAAGTAGAGGCTGAAGCCGAGGTTGTTCACCGTTTCGTCTACACGGTCAGAGATGCCATCCTTGTTCTTTACCTCCTTACGTGTCAGACCGTTCTGTGTGCGGTCAATCGCATCCATCTGTGTGCGCTGTGCGAAGACACTCAGTCCGATGTTGTTGTAACGCATAGAACCAGAGCCTTTGTAGCTCTTGAAACCGAAGTTTCCGAACTGAACGTCACCGTTGACAACCGGCTCGTAGGTTGGTTCCTTTGAAATGATATTGATAGCACCAGCCACGGCACTACTGCCATAAAGGGCTGAACCGGCACCTTTCACCACTTCAAGGCGGTCGATGTCATTGGTACCAATCTGCTGCAGACCGTACACACCAGCAAGACCAGAGTAGACTG of Prevotella fusca JCM 17724 contains these proteins:
- a CDS encoding DUF4595 domain-containing protein, whose translation is MKKTITIALLTAAVIGATFVLSSCSNKKDDDWIIERRPDPVTIDLSKVFTNGMPKEADSMTIQTDDRGLVTGIKTKDETVSFKYNNTKTRAIVTPNVFMKVERNGKATVYIMYLNNNGFVRECMIEQKENTKEDTWRFTYNDNDQLINIIHSADDYKEFTLTYKDSNISEIETKTIVSQTTTRKKDTYKVAYTSDTTPAPIVNKGNIMLFNTTFGIDMGAIKYAYYAGLLGKATKNLPVQLINKSGNKTNFTWTFNGNGFPTSMTSGSHQYKFVW
- a CDS encoding TonB-dependent receptor, whose amino-acid sequence is MKKVLLILTVMLCSIASMAQNTDAMLFGDVKAKEGGQHLPHAVIKVKGTNLKTQCDATGHFKLSNLPVGKQIVIATLAGYQQQELEVDMVDNKGTGAYFELEKDPLELSQVVVTGTRTTHFVKDVPIRTEVLTSQAITKKNAQNLYEALEGVPGIRVEQQCQFCNFSEVRMQGLGAEHTQVLIDGEPVYSGLAGVYGLQQIGTNDIDRLEVVKGAGSALYGSSAVAGAINIISKEPTYEPVVNGDVQFGNFGFKSYKGSGSMRYNNIGLSVFAQRTQMDAIDRTQNGLTRKEVKNKDGISDRVDETVNNLGFSLYFYQPFTKNDKLVLRGKAIDEHRFGGVMTNDQYLNPFTDGTEDIRTNRLSADLAYTLPIGKHSELNLATAYVYHKRLATNDTFLHDYMDSHKDPAHPDEDGAAPDVSIMRPYIAKENTVTPSLTFTSILGNHTLLAGVQGYFTHLRETGLYVISAEDEKASPYYGIPYTSIGKKHANEIGFFVQDEWNITPKLTAVPGIRVDSHSSGEEYTTSVKVSDSAFPTTKFSKTTVNPRIAIKYELTPSLILRANVGTGFRAPYGFSEDLHLCSGSPRVWKSSNLKGERAVSYNLSADYYAKKYQFSINLFRTNLKDKIQFSPADDEIKKFGYSYQWENVDDAYVQGVELGAKANLFRNFTAGVNWTFNQGKFKHERAEWSDPNDETVKEFPQRLQYAKDSRNISRFPAMTGDIDLDYTPGTWSFSLTSSLQGKMYIDYNSEDNGATSKIKKTNTFMLFNCRAAKRLGMCTVYAGAKNIFSYIQDEKHTDDAAFMYAPVYGATWYVGLSVKL
- the rhuM gene encoding virulence protein RhuM/Fic/DOC family protein produces the protein MTETLNDKIIIYQSEDGKTQLDVKLDGETVWLSTKQMAELFDKEESNIRRHVNNVFKEAELARENNVHFLHVNGVKKPVPYYTLDVIISVGYRVHSQRGVRFRQWANSVLKQYLVKGYAINENIRKHQIAELRQLIQVLGRAIQQQPAKTTDESNALFDVVVDYTYALDTLDNYDYQRLHIAKTTKEEPFHATYENAMHEIDVLRQKFGGSVLFGNEKDESFKSSIGQIYQTFDGTELYPSVEEKAAMLLYLVTKNHSFSDGNKRIAATLFLWFMNNNAILYRPDGTKRIADNTLVALTLMIAESKTEEKDIMVKVVVNLINQAN
- the rbfA gene encoding 30S ribosome-binding factor RbfA, with the protein product MQETRQNRISRLLQKELASIFQTQTRMMHGVLVSVTRVKVSPDLSICTAYLSIFPSEKGDELLKNINANEKTIRYDLGQRVHNQLRIIPELRFFIDDSLDYIERIDELLKK
- a CDS encoding FtsX-like permease family protein translates to MNFPFYIARRYLFSKKSTHAINVISLISVLGVSVATMALVVVLSGFNGFSDLVASFFTNFDPQLKIEAAKGKAMSAKDPSLLKVKRLPIVEVATECVEDQALAVYHDKQAMVNVKGVEDNFDSLTHISNILYGDGDFTLHAANLQYGVLGIRLAQDLGTGVMWQDYLHIYAPQREGQYDAANPTDAFVKDSLVSPGALFQVKQMKYDKGYIITSLDFARHIFNRQGEITSLELRMKPDVDIDKAKNDIQTLLGDKYKVLDRYEQQADTFNIMRIEKLFAYIFLTFILMVACFNIIGSLSMLIIDKKEDVITLRNLGATDGQIRRIFLFEGRLISAAGAVIGIALGLLLCWLQQTYGLVQLGDQAGNFVINAYPISVHPEDIIAIFLTVILVGWLSVWYPVRYMSRKLTKE